A section of the bacterium genome encodes:
- a CDS encoding TIGR00153 family protein, producing the protein MALFFSKTNKLLEMIEEYLEKVTECMEQARKTLFLYIEKGSCEEFDGLVTKTHMAESCSDDLRREIEISLYEKALIPESRGDILGLLETVDKIPNKAESVAFQIQIEAIRIPDEFKSELRKIININFGIFEDIKRAIRAVFKNIKEVRRITNEIDKKESSSDSMERDLIRKLFGSDIDIGEKILLKELIIEIGSISDRAEDTADRLNIMAVKRLI; encoded by the coding sequence ATGGCTTTATTCTTTTCAAAAACTAATAAGCTTTTAGAAATGATTGAAGAATATTTAGAAAAGGTTACAGAGTGTATGGAACAGGCAAGAAAAACGCTTTTTCTCTATATTGAGAAAGGTTCCTGTGAGGAATTTGATGGGCTTGTGACTAAAACTCACATGGCTGAATCATGCAGTGATGATTTAAGAAGGGAAATTGAAATTTCGCTGTATGAAAAGGCGTTAATACCAGAATCAAGAGGTGATATCCTTGGCTTGTTGGAGACTGTTGATAAGATCCCGAACAAGGCTGAATCTGTTGCATTTCAAATACAAATAGAGGCAATAAGAATTCCCGATGAGTTCAAATCGGAATTACGTAAAATAATCAATATAAATTTTGGTATTTTTGAGGACATTAAACGGGCAATTAGAGCTGTATTTAAGAATATTAAAGAGGTAAGGCGCATTACAAATGAGATAGATAAAAAAGAGAGCAGTTCTGATTCTATGGAAAGGGATTTAATTAGAAAATTGTTCGGCTCAGATATTGACATTGGAGAGAAAATTCTCCTGAAAGAATTAATAATTGAGATCGGCAGTATATCAGACAGAGCTGAAGACACTGCAGATCGATTAAACATAATGGCAGTGAAAAGGCTAATTTAA